A window of Ruminiclostridium herbifermentans genomic DNA:
ACACGTGACTCTTAGGAAAGAACTCATTGATAGGTTAAGACAATCACAATCAATTGTGAGAAGCAATTGATATACTTGAGAATCCAAATTATCGAAGATAATTCGAAAAGAGGTCAAGCTACTAAGAGCGTAGGGTGAATGCCTAGGCACCAGAAGGCGATGAAGGACGTGACAAGCTGCGAAAAGCTACGGAGAGGCGCAAATAGCCATTGACCCGTAGATATCCGAATGGGGGAACCCGGCCAAACTAAACATTTGGTCATCGTTACATGAATAAATAGTGTAACGAGGGCAGACGTTGGGAACTGAAACATCTAAGTACCAACAGGAAAAGAAATCAAAAGAGATTCCGTAAGTAGTGGCGAGCGAAAGCGGATTAGCCCAAACCAAGAAATAGCAATATTTCTTGGGGTTGAGGACTAGCATAATGATTCTCAGAGCATAGCAGAATGAGCAGCTGGAAAGCTGAGACCATAGAGGGTAAAAGTCCCGTATGCGAAATGTGAAGAGACAGGCTAGTATCCAGAGTACCACGAGGCACGTGAAACCTCGTGGGAAGCAGGGTGGACCACCATCCAAGGCTAAATACTAACTGGTGACCGATAGTGGAGCAGTACCGTGAGGGAAAGGTGAAAAGAACCCCGGGAGGGGAGTGAAAGAGAACCTGAAACCCTATGTTTACAAGCAGTTGAAGAGCGTTAAAGCTCGACAGCGTACTTTTTGTAGAACGGTCCGGCGAGTTATTGTATGTAGCGAGGTTAAGTACGTAAAGTACGGAGCCGAAGGGAAACCGAGTCTTAATAGGGCGACAAAGTTACATGCTATAGACCCGAAACCGGGTGACCTACCCATGGACAGGTTGAAGCGGGAGTAAAATCTCGTGGAGGACCGAACCACATGACCGTTGAAAAGGTCTGGGATGAGCTGTGGGTGGCGGAGAAATTCCAATCGAACTCGGAGATAGCTGGTTCTCCCCGAAATAGCTTTAGGGCTAGCCTCAAGTTAGAGTCATACGGAGGTAGAGCACTGAATGGGCTAGGGGCCTTACCAGGTTACCGAACCCTATCAAACTCCGAATGCCGTAATGATGTTACTTGGGAGTCAGACTACGAGAGATAAGTCCCGTGGTCAAAAGGGAAACAGCCCAGACCATCAGCTAAGGTCCCCAAATTACAGTTAAGTGGAAAAGGATGTGGGTTTGCTAAGACAACTAGGATGTTGGCTTAGAAGCAGCCACTCATTCAAAGAGTGCGTAATAGCTCACTAGTCGAGTGAGCCTGCGCCGAAAATGTCCGGGGCTAAACTGTATACCGAAGCTATGGATCAGCGTGTGTTCCATGGTATACCCAGAAGAAATGGATTAAAAACATTTCACGAAAACCGACCATTAAGAATAATTCAGAGGTTTTCGTAAAATGGTTTTAAGGCTAAAGTGTATACCGGGTATAGCATGGAGCACACGAGGGTGGTAGGGGAGCTTACTGTTGTAGGTTGAAGCACGACCGGAAGGACGTGTGGACGAAGCAGTAGTGAGAATGCCGGAATAAGTAGCGAGAGTAAAGTGAGAATCTTTACCGTCGAAAGCCTAAGGTTTCCTGGGGAAGGTTCGTCCGCCCAGGGTAAGTCTGGACCTAAGCTGAGGCCGAAAGGCGTAAGTGATGGACAACAGGTTGAAATTCCTGTACTACCGTTATTCGTTATGAGAGAGGTGGGGACGCAGGAGGATAAGTCAAGCATACAGCTGGAAAAGTATGCGCAAGCGAGGTAGATAGTCTAGTAGGCAAATCCGCTAGATGTTTCGAAGGCGTGATGCGGAGGGAAAATAAGTACCGAAGTGACCGATTCCACACTGACGAGAAAATCCACTATCCAGAATAAAGGTACCAGTACCGCAAACCGACACAGGTAGGTGAGGAGAGAATCCTAAGACGAGCGGGAGAAGCGTTGTTAAGGAACTCGGCAAATTGACCCCGTAAGTTAGCGATAAGGGGTGCCACTAGAGATAGTGGTCGCAGAGAATAGGCCCAAGCAACTGTTTATCAAAAACACAGGTCTCTGCTAAATCGAAAGATGAAGTATAGGGGCTGACGCCTGCCCGGTGCTGGAAGGTTACGGGAATTGCTTAGCGCAAGCGAAGGCATGAACTTAAGCCCCAGTAAACGGCGGCCGTAACTATAACGGTCCTAAGGTAGCGAAATTCCTTGTCAGGTAAGTTCTGACCCGCACGAATGGCGTAATGACTTGGGCACTGTCTCAACAACGTACCCGGCGAAATTGTAGTACTTGTGAAGATGCAAGTTACCCGCGGCTAGACGGAAAGACCCCATGGAGCTTCACTGTAGCTTGATATTGGGTTTCGGTATTTTTTGTACAGGATAGGTGGGAGACTGAGAAGTAGTGGCGCCAGCCATTATGGAGTCGACGTTGGGATACCACTCTAAAAGTACTGGAACTCTAACCAGGTACCATAAACTGGTACTGGGACACTGTCAGGTGGGCAGTTTGACTGGGGCGGTCGCCTCCTAAAGAGTAACGGAGGCGTTCAAAGGTTACCTCAGCGCGGTTGGAAATCGCGCATCGAGTGCAAAGGCATAAGGTAGCCTGACTGCGAGAGCTACAACTCGAGCAGATACGAAAGTAGGACTTAGTGATCCGGTGGTATGAAAGTGGAATTGCCATCGCTCAACGGATAAAAGCTACCCTGGGGATAACAGGCTTATCTCCCCCAAGAGTCCACATCGACGGGGAGGTTTGGCACCTCGATGTCGGCTCATCGCATCCTGGAGCTGTAGCAGGTTCCAAGGGTTTGGCTGTTCGCCAATTAAAGCGGTACGCGAGCTGGGTTCAGAACGTCGTGAGACAGTTCGGTCCCTATCTGCCGCGGGCGCAGGATATTTGAGAGGATCTGTCCTTAGTACGAGAGGACCGGGATGGACGAACCTCTAGTGCACCAGTTGTCATACCAATGGCACAGCTGGGTAGCCAAGTTCGGAAGGGATAAACGCTGAAGGCATCTAAGCGTGAAACCCACCTCAAGATGAGATATCCCACTAGCAATAGGTAAGACCCCATGTAGACTACATGGTTGATAGGTCAAGAGTGTAAGTACAGTAATGTATTTAGCTGATTGATACTAATAGGTCGAGGGTTTGACCCAAAGAAGAGGAACAAAAGTTTCCAACAGGTATTCAAGAGTAGGTCGTTTTAATCTAGAAATGAGGAAAGTACATCTTCAATCGATAACATTATTTAGTTCTGAATGTACAAAATATGCTTGACAGAGTATATGAAATGTATTAACATACAAAAGCAGTAAAGGTACATTTAATGAATAGCAGTAAAAAATTAAGTCAAAAACTCTTCGAGGAGTAAAACTTTAAGAAGAGATAAAGTTTCTGGTGGATATGACGAGATGGACACACCCGTTCCCATACCGAACACGGAAGTTAAGCATCTCAGTGCTGATAATACTTGGCTGGCGACGGCCTGGGAAAGTAAGTCTCTGCCAGAATTATATTCCTCCTTAGCTCAGTCGGTAGAGCGCGTGACTGTTAATCACGATGTCGTTGGTTCAAGTCCAACAGGGGGAGCCAAAATCCAACTAGTCATAAGATTAGTTGGATTTTATTATGTAAATTAGTTTTTATATATGATATAAAAATGGATTTATGATTTATACATTTCTTTTAAACAGAACATATAAATTTACATGCGATATTTCAAAAAATTTTAGCAATGAAATGTGGATATAGAGGCAAAATCAATCGATGCGAATGAGCAGTGCTAATTCTAGTAATTACTAAAATAATTCTATTATTTAGATTAGTTTTTTAATTAACAGAACATATAAATTTGTATACGATATTTCCAATAAAAATTTAGCTAAGAACTATGGATGTAGCGGAAAATTGATGAGAATGAGCAGTACTAATTCTAGTAATTACTAAAATAATTCTATTATTTAGATTAGTTTTTTTAATAACATAATATATAAATTTATAAGCGATATTTCAGAAAATTTTAGCAATGAAATGTGAATGTAGGAGTAAAATCAATCGTGAGAATAAGCAGTGCTAATTCTAGTAATTACTAAAATAATTCTATTATTTAGATTAGTTTTTTAATTAACAGAACATATAAATTTACATGCGATATTTCAAAAAATTTTAGCAATGAAATGTGAATGTAGGAGTAAAATCAATCGTGAGAATAAGCAGTGCTAATTCTAGTAATTACTAAAATAATTCTATTATTTAGATTAGTTTTTTAATTAACAGAACATATAAATTTACATGCGATATTTCAAAAAATTTTAGCAATGAAATGTGGATATAGAGGCAAAATCAATCGATGCGAATGAGTAGGTGCTGATTCTAGTAATTACTAAAATAATTCTATTATTTAGATTAGTTTTTTAATTAACAGAACATATAATTTACAAGCGATATTTCAAAAATTTTAGCAATGAAATGTGGATGTAGGAGTAAAATCAATCGATGCGAATGAGTAGGTGCTAATTCTAGTAATTACTAAAATAATTCTATTATTTAGCATATATTTATGTTTCTAGTTGTTTTATTTACTTATAATTCCACTTAATAAGTAGAAAGAAAAATTGGATTCTTAGATATGAATCGAAATGAAAAATAAAGATTATAGGTTAAAATTCTTGTGGTATATAAAATCATCATTATTGTATAAAAATTAATATATTAAGTAGTCTGTAAAAAATTGAAATACTATTGTATTAAAAGATTAGTCTTCTTGAAAAAATATAATGTAAAATAATAACAATATATACTATAAATAGATATAACAAGACAAATGGAAATGCAAATTTATTCCTTGAAATGTATATTTTTGTTGAAGTAATAATAATTTAATAATATAATGTAATTATAAATTATAATTTGTTGCTTCGCAATATATTTGATTTAAAGGATTTTTTGATAAAACGTAGAATATAAAATGCATGACAGAAAAAAACGGTATATAAATAATAATTATAATATAGATTTTAATAATACATAATTTTACCAAATATATACTCGCAAAAATAAGATAATTGGATGTGAATACTATTGATGAAAAAACCTAGAAAGCGTCTTGGTGATTTGCTTCTAGAAGTTGGAATGATAACGCAGGAACAACTTGATGCAGCAATTGAATTTCAAAAGAAGACTGGTGAGAAATTAGGAAATGCAATTACAAAGCTTGGTTATGCAACCGAAGATGATATTATACAAGTACTTGAATTTCAGCTTGGAATCCCACATGTTAAGCTAGAAAAATATAATATTGAAAAGCTGGCATGTTCGTCTATACCAGAGAGTATTGCCAGACGATATGGACTTATTCCTATTAAGAAAGATAAGGGCATTCTGACTGTTGCAATGAGTGACCCTTTGAATGTATTTGCAATAGATGATGTAAGAATATATTCAGGATTGGAAGTTCAACCAGTAATTGCAAATAATGCTTCTGTAATTAAAGCAATTGACAAATACTATGGCGCTGATAAAGCAATGAGGGCAGTTGAGGAGTTTAAAAAAGAACACTCTACTTTAAAAATTAATTCAGAAGTTGTTAATGATCAAAGTGAAGATGAAGTAAATAATTCACCTGCTGTTAAAGCTATAAATTCCATTATAGAACAGGCTGTTAGAAGCAGAGCAAGTGATATACATATAGAACCTTTCGAGACATATATAAATATACGATACAGAATAGATGGTCAGCTAAGTGTGATTATGAGACCTGATATTGACATTATGCCTGCAATATCGGCACGTATAAAAATAATAGGTGGAATGAATATTGCAGAAAAGCGTCTTCCACAGGATGGTCGTATCAGTATTGAGGTTGACGGCAGAGAATATGATCTTCGAGTATCTATACTGCCAACAATATATGGAGAAAAAATTGTTATTCGTATAGCAGATAAAAATGCCTTTATCTTGTCAAAAGAAGAACTTGGTTTTAATGAATATGAAATTAAGCAGTTTACAAATATGTTGCAAAATCCTCATGGCATTATATTAGTTACAGGACCAACTGGAAGTGGTAAGTCAACTACACTATATAGTGCAATTAGCGAGATTAACAGGCAGGACATAAATATTGTTACAGTCGAAGATCCTGTTGAATGTTTAATTGAGGGAGTTAATCAGGTACAGGTTAATACAAAAACTGGAATGACATTTGCTACAAGTTTGCGGTCTATTTTGAGACAGGATCCAGATGTTATTATGATAGGTGAAATCAGAGATACTGAAACTGCGGAAATAGCTGTTAGAGCTGCTATAACAGGACACTTAGTACTTAGTACAATACATACAAATGATGCTCCTAGTTCTGTTTTAAGATTAATAGATATGGGAATTGAGCCGTATATGGTTTCCTCTGCAATGGTAGGAGTTATAGCACAAAGA
This region includes:
- a CDS encoding GspE/PulE family protein, which encodes MMKKPRKRLGDLLLEVGMITQEQLDAAIEFQKKTGEKLGNAITKLGYATEDDIIQVLEFQLGIPHVKLEKYNIEKLACSSIPESIARRYGLIPIKKDKGILTVAMSDPLNVFAIDDVRIYSGLEVQPVIANNASVIKAIDKYYGADKAMRAVEEFKKEHSTLKINSEVVNDQSEDEVNNSPAVKAINSIIEQAVRSRASDIHIEPFETYINIRYRIDGQLSVIMRPDIDIMPAISARIKIIGGMNIAEKRLPQDGRISIEVDGREYDLRVSILPTIYGEKIVIRIADKNAFILSKEELGFNEYEIKQFTNMLQNPHGIILVTGPTGSGKSTTLYSAISEINRQDINIVTVEDPVECLIEGVNQVQVNTKTGMTFATSLRSILRQDPDVIMIGEIRDTETAEIAVRAAITGHLVLSTIHTNDAPSSVLRLIDMGIEPYMVSSAMVGVIAQRLVRRICPNCMESYTATDEEMEVLQLKGERPTLYRGRGCPMCTFTGYRGRQGVYEVITVSRKHKEMINNRCSEAELKDYSIKNGMQTLRENLLKKVLAGVTTVSELLRTAYSND